The following coding sequences lie in one Streptomyces sp. NBC_00510 genomic window:
- a CDS encoding DUF3103 domain-containing protein translates to MRHPHPGRRGVVATVAASLIALTAAQSATALPATATPRAHAPSSAVTVAEEQAARAIAGSLSDASWRARVRHAALASDEVAVTELAGPQLRPTLADADRRIAAAKGLGADVGSLLRLRLGDDSMREALASGVTPWVAAASSDEDVRTVTAYDSRGRAHRLDARSAPTHPVYVVDIDGSKALAAGLDVLQSELGRQGLTSSARRPAAPSSASAAAAGFWTTRITQVRLSDDEEPWVKGDAEIYTLVTGFGQDGLVRVDPVDMPYLDNDGTTYSPNQILVNWSLYKYNLADAVMMEDDGSTNYRDLAKAIAGILLTIADQGTYIPLVNAVLDAIPDDWWTDDPDYVDSWYTLAQSDNGTRYGARGNGWMTLQPYFVEQF, encoded by the coding sequence GTGAGACACCCTCACCCCGGTCGGCGCGGCGTCGTCGCCACCGTCGCCGCCTCGCTGATCGCCCTGACGGCCGCACAGAGCGCCACCGCGCTCCCCGCGACCGCCACCCCGCGTGCCCACGCCCCGTCGTCCGCCGTCACCGTGGCGGAGGAACAGGCGGCGCGCGCCATCGCCGGCTCCCTCTCCGACGCCTCATGGCGCGCCCGCGTCCGCCACGCGGCGCTGGCCTCGGACGAGGTGGCCGTCACCGAGCTCGCCGGCCCGCAGCTGCGGCCCACGCTCGCCGACGCCGACCGGCGGATCGCCGCCGCCAAGGGCCTCGGCGCGGACGTCGGTTCCCTGCTGCGGCTGCGCCTCGGGGACGACTCGATGCGCGAAGCGCTGGCCTCCGGCGTCACCCCGTGGGTGGCCGCGGCCAGTTCCGACGAGGACGTCCGCACCGTCACCGCCTACGACAGCCGGGGCCGGGCCCACCGCCTCGACGCCCGTAGCGCTCCCACCCACCCGGTGTACGTCGTCGACATCGACGGTTCCAAGGCACTGGCCGCGGGCCTGGACGTCCTCCAGTCGGAGCTGGGCCGCCAGGGCCTGACCTCGTCCGCCCGGCGCCCCGCGGCGCCGTCCTCCGCCTCGGCGGCCGCGGCCGGCTTCTGGACCACGCGCATCACCCAGGTCCGGCTCTCCGACGACGAGGAGCCGTGGGTCAAGGGCGACGCCGAGATCTACACCCTCGTCACGGGATTCGGCCAGGACGGCCTCGTGCGGGTCGACCCCGTCGACATGCCGTACCTGGACAACGACGGGACGACGTACAGCCCGAACCAGATCCTGGTCAACTGGTCGCTGTACAAGTACAACCTCGCCGACGCCGTGATGATGGAGGACGACGGCAGCACCAACTACCGCGACCTGGCCAAGGCCATCGCGGGAATCCTGCTGACCATCGCCGACCAGGGCACCTACATCCCGCTGGTGAACGCGGTCCTGGACGCCATCCCGGACGACTGGTGGACGGACGACCCGGACTACGTCGACTCCTGGTACACGCTGGCGCAGAGCGACAACGGCACCCGCTACGGCGCCCGCGGAAACGGCTGGATGACCCTCCAGCCGTACTTCGTCGAGCAGTTCTGA
- a CDS encoding tetratricopeptide repeat protein, protein MQPRNMSMSGVVDLAAVKAAGEAKAKAEQARAEAARNGGEPAAPALVTEVTEATFESDVLQRSTEVPVVVHFWTDRADASVQLQDTLEYLAASYAGRIVVAKIDVYANQLLVQQFGVQGIPAVFAVLAGQAMPLFQGAAPEDQIREVLDQLVAVAEQRFGITGVPVEGDAEVPVAEERPPTPQELVLSAAHDALDQGDLGGAIQAYRNVLSDDPSNTEAKLGLAQAELLQRVQGVDAQAARKAAADAPADVAAQIAVADLDLVGGHVEDAFGRLVDTVRRTAGEDRDTVRLRLLELFEVIGSDDPRVTAARAALARVLF, encoded by the coding sequence ATGCAGCCACGGAACATGTCCATGAGCGGCGTGGTCGACCTCGCCGCGGTGAAGGCGGCCGGCGAGGCCAAGGCGAAGGCCGAGCAGGCCCGCGCGGAAGCCGCCCGCAACGGGGGAGAGCCCGCCGCCCCCGCCCTGGTGACCGAGGTCACCGAGGCCACCTTCGAGAGCGATGTCCTGCAGCGTTCCACCGAGGTCCCGGTCGTCGTCCACTTCTGGACCGACCGCGCGGACGCGAGTGTGCAGTTGCAGGACACGCTGGAGTACCTCGCCGCGTCCTACGCGGGCCGGATCGTCGTCGCGAAGATCGACGTTTACGCGAACCAGCTGCTGGTGCAGCAGTTCGGCGTGCAGGGCATCCCCGCGGTGTTCGCGGTGCTGGCCGGCCAGGCCATGCCGCTCTTCCAGGGCGCCGCACCCGAGGACCAGATCCGCGAGGTGCTGGACCAGCTGGTCGCCGTGGCGGAGCAGCGCTTCGGCATCACGGGCGTACCGGTCGAGGGCGACGCCGAGGTGCCGGTCGCCGAGGAGCGGCCGCCCACCCCGCAGGAGCTCGTGTTGTCGGCCGCGCACGACGCACTGGACCAGGGCGACCTCGGTGGCGCGATCCAGGCGTACCGCAACGTGCTCTCGGACGACCCGTCGAACACCGAGGCGAAGCTGGGCCTGGCGCAGGCCGAGCTGCTGCAGCGGGTGCAGGGCGTCGACGCGCAGGCCGCCCGCAAGGCCGCGGCGGACGCCCCGGCGGACGTGGCGGCGCAGATCGCCGTGGCCGATCTGGACCTGGTCGGCGGCCATGTCGAGGACGCCTTCGGCCGGCTGGTGGACACCGTGCGGCGCACCGCGGGCGAGGACCGCGACACCGTGCGGCTGCGGCTGCTGGAGCTGTTCGAGGTGATCGGGTCCGACGATCCCCGGGTGACGGCCGCGCGTGCGGCGCTGGCGCGGGTGCTGTTCTGA
- a CDS encoding MarR family transcriptional regulator, producing MPKPLSLPFDPIARADDIWTRRWGRVPSMVAITSIMRAQQILLSQVDSVVKPYGLTFARYEALVLLAFSKEGELPMSKIGERLMVHPTSVTNTVDRLVAAGLVAKRPNPNDGRGTLASITVKGREVCEAATEDLMGMKFGLGAYDDEQCAEIFDLLRPLRIAAGDFEE from the coding sequence GTGCCCAAGCCGCTGAGCCTGCCCTTCGACCCCATCGCCCGTGCGGACGACATCTGGACCCGGCGCTGGGGGCGCGTGCCCTCGATGGTCGCGATCACGTCGATCATGCGCGCCCAGCAGATCCTGCTCTCCCAGGTCGACTCCGTCGTCAAGCCCTACGGGCTGACCTTCGCGCGCTACGAGGCCCTGGTGCTGCTGGCTTTCAGCAAGGAGGGCGAGCTGCCGATGTCCAAGATCGGCGAACGCCTCATGGTGCACCCCACCTCGGTCACCAACACCGTCGACCGACTGGTCGCCGCCGGCCTCGTCGCCAAGCGGCCCAACCCCAACGACGGGCGCGGCACGCTCGCCTCCATCACCGTCAAGGGCCGCGAGGTGTGCGAGGCCGCCACCGAGGACCTCATGGGGATGAAGTTCGGGCTCGGCGCGTACGACGACGAGCAGTGCGCGGAGATCTTCGACCTGCTGCGGCCGCTGCGCATAGCCGCGGGGGACTTCGAGGAGTGA
- a CDS encoding TetR/AcrR family transcriptional regulator, whose product MCARETGRRTGRPRSAEADRAILDAARQALVELGWGKLTMGDVAARARVAKTTLYRRWANKNELAVDAVAALFDELELPDRGSLRADVEGVVLQFAALLEQPATKTALMAVVAEATHDEALRQRIREAIVDRQKRLVIEGRRRAQERGEIPPDDGDPAPQIDLIFDVIAGAVVHRALVSCEPVDADWAARFTTVLLGGLAATSTA is encoded by the coding sequence ATGTGCGCGCGTGAAACAGGCAGAAGGACCGGACGCCCCCGCAGTGCGGAGGCCGACCGGGCGATCCTGGACGCCGCGCGGCAGGCCCTGGTCGAGCTCGGCTGGGGCAAGCTCACCATGGGGGACGTCGCGGCGCGCGCGAGGGTCGCCAAGACCACCCTCTACCGGCGCTGGGCGAACAAGAACGAACTCGCCGTGGACGCGGTCGCCGCGCTCTTCGACGAGCTCGAACTGCCCGACCGCGGCAGCCTGCGCGCCGACGTGGAGGGCGTGGTCCTGCAGTTCGCGGCCCTGCTGGAGCAGCCCGCCACCAAGACCGCGCTCATGGCGGTGGTCGCCGAGGCCACCCACGACGAGGCACTGCGGCAGCGGATCCGGGAGGCGATCGTCGACCGGCAGAAGCGCCTGGTCATCGAGGGCCGCCGGCGCGCCCAGGAGCGCGGGGAGATCCCGCCGGACGACGGCGACCCCGCGCCGCAGATCGACCTGATCTTCGACGTCATCGCGGGTGCCGTGGTGCACCGCGCGCTCGTCAGCTGCGAACCGGTGGACGCCGACTGGGCGGCCCGCTTCACCACCGTCCTGCTGGGCGGGCTCGCGGCGACGTCAACGGCCTAG
- a CDS encoding methylmalonyl-CoA mutase family protein translates to MDAAAIEEGRSRWQARYDTARKREADFSTLSGDPVEPVYGPPAGAEVPGFERIGWPGEYPFTRGLHATGYRGRTWTIRQFAGFGNAEQTNERYKMILEAGGGGLSVAFDMPTLMGRDSDDPRSLGEVGHCGVAIDSAADMEILFKDIPLGDVTTSMTISGPAVPVFCMYLVAAERQGVDPGVLNGTLQTDIFKEYIAQKEWLFAPEPHLRLIGDLMEHCAAGIPAYKPLSVSGYHIREAGSTAAQELAYTLADGFGYVELGLSRGLDVDTFAPGLSFFFDAHLDFFEEIAKFRAARRIWARWMRDVYGAKTDKAQWLRFHTQTAGVSLTAQQPYNNVVRTAVEALAAVLGGTNSLHTNALDETLALPSAQAAEIALRTQQVLMEETGVANVADPLGGSWYVEALTDRIEADAEKIFDKIKELGARAVPDGRHAVGPITSGILRGIEDGYFTGRIAEAAFEYQRALEKGDKKVVGVNCHTGSVTGDLEILRVSHEVEREQVRVLAGRKGERDDAAVRKALDAMLNAARDGSNMIGPMLDAVRAEATLGEICGALRDEWGSYTEPARF, encoded by the coding sequence ATGGACGCTGCAGCCATCGAGGAGGGGCGCAGCCGCTGGCAGGCGCGCTACGACACCGCGCGCAAGCGCGAGGCCGACTTCAGCACGCTCTCCGGCGACCCGGTCGAGCCCGTGTACGGTCCGCCCGCGGGTGCCGAGGTGCCCGGCTTCGAGCGGATCGGCTGGCCCGGCGAGTACCCCTTCACGCGCGGTCTGCACGCGACCGGTTACCGGGGCCGTACGTGGACGATCCGCCAGTTCGCGGGCTTCGGCAACGCCGAGCAGACCAACGAGCGCTACAAGATGATCCTCGAGGCGGGCGGCGGCGGCCTGTCCGTCGCCTTCGACATGCCCACCCTCATGGGACGCGACTCCGACGACCCCCGCTCGCTGGGTGAGGTCGGCCACTGCGGTGTCGCCATCGACTCCGCCGCCGACATGGAGATCCTCTTCAAGGACATCCCGCTCGGCGACGTCACCACCTCCATGACGATCTCCGGCCCCGCGGTGCCGGTCTTCTGCATGTACCTGGTGGCCGCCGAGCGCCAGGGCGTCGACCCCGGCGTGCTCAACGGCACCCTGCAGACCGACATCTTCAAGGAGTACATCGCGCAGAAGGAGTGGCTCTTCGCCCCCGAGCCGCACCTGCGCCTGATCGGCGACCTGATGGAGCACTGCGCGGCGGGCATCCCCGCGTACAAGCCGCTGTCGGTCTCCGGCTACCACATCCGTGAGGCCGGATCCACGGCCGCGCAGGAGCTCGCGTACACCCTCGCCGACGGCTTCGGCTACGTGGAGCTGGGCCTGTCGCGCGGGCTGGACGTCGACACCTTCGCGCCGGGCCTGTCCTTCTTCTTCGACGCCCACCTGGACTTCTTCGAGGAGATCGCCAAGTTCCGTGCCGCGCGCCGGATCTGGGCCCGCTGGATGCGCGACGTGTACGGCGCGAAGACCGACAAGGCGCAGTGGCTGCGCTTCCACACCCAGACGGCCGGCGTCTCGCTGACCGCCCAGCAGCCGTACAACAACGTCGTCCGCACCGCCGTCGAGGCCCTGGCCGCGGTCCTCGGCGGCACCAACTCGCTGCACACCAACGCCCTGGACGAGACGCTGGCGCTGCCCAGCGCCCAGGCGGCGGAGATCGCGCTGCGCACGCAGCAGGTGCTGATGGAGGAGACCGGCGTCGCCAACGTGGCCGACCCGCTGGGCGGTTCCTGGTACGTCGAGGCGCTGACCGACCGCATCGAGGCGGACGCGGAGAAGATCTTCGACAAGATCAAGGAGCTCGGCGCCCGCGCCGTGCCGGACGGCAGGCACGCGGTGGGTCCGATCACCTCGGGCATCCTGCGCGGCATCGAGGACGGCTACTTCACCGGCCGGATCGCCGAGGCCGCCTTCGAGTACCAGCGCGCCCTGGAGAAGGGCGACAAGAAGGTCGTCGGCGTCAACTGCCACACCGGCTCCGTGACGGGCGACCTGGAGATCCTGCGGGTCAGCCACGAGGTCGAACGGGAGCAGGTCCGCGTGCTCGCCGGCCGCAAGGGCGAGCGCGACGACGCGGCCGTCCGCAAGGCGCTGGACGCGATGCTGAACGCCGCCCGGGACGGCAGCAACATGATCGGGCCGATGCTGGACGCGGTGCGGGCCGAGGCCACCCTGGGCGAGATCTGCGGGGCCCTGCGCGACGAGTGGGGCAGCTACACGGAGCCCGCGCGCTTCTGA
- a CDS encoding DUF3817 domain-containing protein has protein sequence MKQSVLTRYRVLAYVTGVLLVLLTIGVIAKYVLEVDGAAGFTKVVSIAHGWLYVLYLVFAFDLGSKAKWPLGKLAWVLLAGTIPTAAFFVERKVSREVTPLVVPAGEPVKV, from the coding sequence ATGAAGCAGAGTGTTCTGACCCGGTACCGCGTGCTCGCCTACGTGACGGGCGTGCTGCTGGTACTGCTGACCATCGGCGTGATCGCCAAGTACGTGCTGGAGGTCGACGGCGCCGCGGGCTTCACCAAGGTCGTCAGCATCGCCCACGGCTGGCTGTACGTCCTGTACCTGGTCTTCGCCTTCGACCTGGGCTCCAAGGCGAAGTGGCCGCTCGGCAAGCTGGCGTGGGTGCTGCTGGCCGGGACGATCCCCACCGCCGCGTTCTTCGTCGAGCGCAAGGTGAGCCGCGAGGTCACCCCGCTGGTGGTCCCCGCGGGTGAACCCGTCAAGGTCTGA